GTCTTTTTGATTGGTACTGCGGTAGCCCTTTGGTTAGGTATTGGAGCAACATTACCTATTGATAAATCCCTAACTTTAGGTCTTTTTCAAATTGATTCAATTGTAAAATAAAATATCATGACGTGTATATCTAGGGAATAGTCGCTTCAAAGTGAATTCTCCCTAGATAACATCCATTCAATTAAAATTTTGATCTATTTCGCGAATATATGGATTTGTGCTAAAGATTCAAAATTCATTTGCATCTTCTTTAGAAAAAAAAAAGATGAAAATGAATATAAATCCAATGGATTTATATTTTATTCTTTGGTAAATCAATTGCGAAATGTTTTTCTATTTCTAGAATACCCAATATATGTTTTACATCGTCTATGCGAAAATGTTCAATTTTCATAAGATCTTCTTGACTCTTTTTCAAAAGATCCGATAATGTATGTATATTGGACCTTTTGAGGCAATTATAGATCTTAGGAGTCAATTCTGATTGGTCAATAAAAATGTATTTCAATGCTATTTCTTTTTTATTTTTTCTTAATTTAGTCAATCTATCATGAAAAGTAAAAAGGGGTAAAGTAACTTTGTGTTGATTTTTTTCTAAATGTAAGTTTTCTTCTTCTGCATGTAGAAAAGGAATAAAAAAATCAATCAAATTCCGGGAGGCTTCGTGAAGTGCTTCTTTAGGAGTTAAACTTCCATTTGTCCATATTTCGAGAAAAAGTATCTCTTGCTTTTCATTCCCATTTCCATAAGAATGAACACTATGATTCGCATTTCGAACAGGCATGAATACAGCATCTATAGAATAACTTCCGTCTTGAACTTGAAAGTTATTTGTTGGGTTTATACGATAGCCGCGATTCCTCTCGATTTGTAATCCAATACACAAATCAATTGCTTCCGTTAGGCTAGCGATATGCTGTGTATTATCAATGATTTCCACAAAAGGCGGTAAGATGATGTCTTGAGCAGTTACATATCCAGGACCCTCGACACAAATAGATGCGTTACAAGTTCCATACAAATTGCTTCTTAATACAATTTCTTTCAAATTCATTAAAATTTCATGTATTGATTCTTGAATACCTGCTATAGTAGAAAATTCGTGTGGTATTTTCTCAGATTTTGCACGTGTGATACATGTTCCTTCTATTTCTCCAAGCAAAGCTCTTCGCATCGCAATGCCTATTGTGTCGGCTTGGCCTTTCATAAGAGGAGACAGAATAAAGCGTCCATAATAAAGACGTTTATTATCGGTTCTTGATTCAACACATTTCCACTGCAGTGTCCGAGTGGATATTGTTACTTTCTCTCGAACCATAATAATATTGAAATTGTTGAATTATTTATTTCTCTTGAAATCTCTTCAATATTTTTTTTTACACGCGCCTTTTTTTAGGGGGTCTGCAGCCATTATGTGGCATAGGGGTTACATCCCGGACGAAACTTAATAGTATACTACTTCTGCGAATAGCTCTTAATGCCGCATCTCGTCCGAGACCAGGACCCTTTATCATGACTTCTGCTCGTTGCATACCTTGATCCACTACTGTCCGAATAGCATTTCCTGCTGCGGTTTGAGCAGCAAATGGCGTTCCTCTTCTTGTGCCCCTGAATCCACAAGTGCCAGCGGAGGACCAAGAAATCACTCGACCCCGTACATCTGTAACGGTCACAATAGTATTGTTAAAACTTGCTTGAACATGAATAACTCCTTTTGGTATTTTACGTGAATTCTTACGCGAACCAATACGTCCGTTTCTTCGTGAACCAATTTTTGGTAAAGGTTTTGCCATATTTTATCATCTCATAAATATAAGTCAGAGTTTTATGGATATATCCATTTCATGTCAAAATAAATCTTTTTTTTTATTTGTACATCGGATCCTTTAGAGCATTCTGCTTAGAAAGATTATCCTTGTCTTTGTTTATGTCTCGGGTTTAAGCAAATTACTATAATTCGCCCTCGTCTACGTATCAGTCGACATTTTTCACAAATTTTACGAACAGAAGCTCTTATTTTCATATTTGCCATCCCTTAAATTAAAAAATTAAATTTTGAATATACATATTTTTTTTGAAGAAAATGAGTTTCTTTTAATTTTGAAATCTTGAATTGTATCCCTATGAAAGTGAAAGGAATTTTATTTAAAAGTTTAAAAAAAAAACTGCCTAATCATTCAATTTTTTGTTTCGGAGTCTATAAATTAGACGTGCTCTGGTCGAATTATAAGTACTTACTTCATTTTTGACACTATCTCCTGGTAGTATACGTATAAAAACAAAACTACGTTGGATCTTTCCTGAAATATAACCTAAAACCAGATCTTTATTATTTAAACGAACTTGGAGCATACTATTGAAAAAGTGATTTAGTAAGTAAACCTTCCTGAATCCATTTTTGTTCTTTCATTCCATTAAAAAAAAAAAATCCTTTTAAAGTATCAACTAATGTAATTTAAGAGGAATAATATTAGAAACTCGTTCTTTCTCTTTTTTTTCACAAATAGGAAGTCTGGATACAATTCGGATATCAGAAAGATTACCATATATAACACAAGATTTCTCCGCCGATTCTTTCGAGTCGAGCTTCTCGGTCTGTCATTATACCCCGAGAAGTAGAAAGAATTACAATGCCCATCCCGCCCAAAATTCTAGGAATTTTTTGATAGTTAGAATAGATTCGTAGACCAGGTCGGCTGATCCGTTTTAAATTTAGACTAGTTCTATAGGGTTCTTTCCTCTTCCTTCTGTGTCGTAGGGTTAAAACCAAAAATTTTTTGTTGCCCTCCTTATGTTTCCTGACATTTTCAATAAAACCTTCTCTTAAAAGTATTTTAATAATGTTTTCGGTGATGTTAGTAGATGCTATTCGAACGATTCCTTTTCTATTCATGTCAGCATTTCTTATAGAGGTTATTATGTCAGCAATAGGATCCCTACCCATGATAAACTAAAATTATTATTTCTCTCTAGTTTTGATATAATCAACATACTCTTTTTTTTTTTTTTTATGAATTAATTTTTTTTAAGGTATATGCGTGAAACACAATTTACTAATTAATTTTAATTCTATTTAATTTTTATTTAAATACTATAACAATGGTATAAATACTATAACTATATCATGGTCTCATCTTAATTTTAAATGTTATATCTCATCTTATATCTTATAATTTTTTTCTTATAACACTTCAGGTGCTAATGAAACTATTTTAGTAAAATTTAACTGTCTCAATTCCCGGGCGATTGCACCAAAAATTCGAGTTCCCTTTGGATTTCCTTCTTGATCAATGACAACTGCAGCGTTGTCATCATATCGTATTATCATACCATTATCACGTTTGAGTTCTTTACAAGTACGTACAATTACAGCTCTGATTACTTCTGATCTTTCTAGAGGTGAATTTGGTGCTGCTTCCTTGATCACAGCAACAATAACGTCACCAATATGAGCATATCGGCGATTACTAGTCCCTATGATTCGAATACACATCAATTCTCGAGCTCCGCTGTTATCCGCTACATTCAAATGGGTCTGAGATTGGATCATATCATTTTTTTTTAATCTGTTATTTTAATGCAAAGGAAAAAAAGATATATTGTTTGTCCAAAAAAAAAAAAGGAACTTGTGATTTTTTTTTGCATCCAAAAGGTCTTTTTCCTTTGGTTCTATATTCCTATCCCGAAATAATGAATTGAGTTCGTATAGGCATTTTTGATGCTGCTATTGAAATAGCTTTTCTCGCTATATTTTCTGCTACTCCGCCCATTTCATAAAGTATTCTACCTGGTTTAACGACAGCTACCCAATATTCGGGAGATCCTTT
The sequence above is a segment of the Hevea brasiliensis chloroplast, complete genome genome. Coding sequences within it:
- the rpoA gene encoding RNA polymerase alpha subunit; amino-acid sequence: MVREKVTISTRTLQWKCVESRTDNKRLYYGRFILSPLMKGQADTIGIAMRRALLGEIEGTCITRAKSEKIPHEFSTIAGIQESIHEILMNLKEIVLRSNLYGTCNASICVEGPGYVTAQDIILPPFVEIIDNTQHIASLTEAIDLCIGLQIERNRGYRINPTNNFQVQDGSYSIDAVFMPVRNANHSVHSYGNGNEKQEILFLEIWTNGSLTPKEALHEASRNLIDFFIPFLHAEEENLHLEKNQHKVTLPLFTFHDRLTKLRKNKKEIALKYIFIDQSELTPKIYNCLKRSNIHTLSDLLKKSQEDLMKIEHFRIDDVKHILGILEIEKHFAIDLPKNKI
- the rps11 gene encoding ribosomal protein S11; amino-acid sequence: MAKPLPKIGSRRNGRIGSRKNSRKIPKGVIHVQASFNNTIVTVTDVRGRVISWSSAGTCGFRGTRRGTPFAAQTAAGNAIRTVVDQGMQRAEVMIKGPGLGRDAALRAIRRSSILLSFVRDVTPMPHNGCRPPKKRRV
- the rpl36 gene encoding ribosomal protein L36, which translates into the protein MKIRASVRKICEKCRLIRRRGRIIVICLNPRHKQRQG
- the rps8 gene encoding ribosomal protein S8; this translates as MGRDPIADIITSIRNADMNRKGIVRIASTNITENIIKILLREGFIENVRKHKEGNKKFLVLTLRHRRKRKEPYRTSLNLKRISRPGLRIYSNYQKIPRILGGMGIVILSTSRGIMTDREARLERIGGEILCYIW
- the rpl14 gene encoding ribosomal protein L14; translated protein: MIQSQTHLNVADNSGARELMCIRIIGTSNRRYAHIGDVIVAVIKEAAPNSPLERSEVIRAVIVRTCKELKRDNGMIIRYDDNAAVVIDQEGNPKGTRIFGAIARELRQLNFTKIVSLAPEVL